One Thermoplasmata archaeon genomic window carries:
- a CDS encoding secondary thiamine-phosphate synthase enzyme YjbQ has translation MKSRTEYIVLNTKTPREFVRLTDRVRAIVKDSGIREGLALVSAMHITAAIYVNDNESGLLEDIAKWADRLAPPGDYAHHRTGETNGDAHLKNLLLGHQVVLPITAGDLDLGPWEEVFYAEFDGQRPKRVVVKIIGE, from the coding sequence GTGAAGAGCCGCACCGAATACATCGTATTGAACACGAAGACCCCGCGCGAGTTCGTCCGGCTCACCGACCGGGTGCGGGCGATCGTGAAGGACAGCGGGATCCGGGAGGGGCTCGCCCTCGTCTCCGCGATGCACATCACCGCGGCGATCTACGTCAACGACAACGAGTCCGGGCTTCTGGAGGACATTGCGAAGTGGGCCGACCGGCTCGCCCCTCCGGGCGACTACGCGCACCACCGCACCGGAGAGACGAACGGCGACGCGCACCTGAAGAACCTCCTCCTCGGACATCAGGTCGTACTGCCCATCACGGCCGGAGATCTCGACCTCGGTCCGTGGGAGGAGGTCTTCTACGCCGAGTTCGACGGGCAGCGCCCCAAACGGGTCGTGGTCAAGATCATCGGCGAGTAG